The following are encoded together in the Cervus elaphus chromosome 23, mCerEla1.1, whole genome shotgun sequence genome:
- the BPI gene encoding bactericidal permeability-increasing protein — protein MARGPDSAQRWATLVVLAALGTAVTTTTNPGIVARVTQKGLDYACQQGVVTLQKELEKITIPTFSGSFKIKYLGKGQYYFSSMVIQGFSLPNSQIRPSPGEGLDLAIRDASINIRGKWKARKNFIKLSGKFDLSVEGISILAGLKLGYDPDSGHSTVTCSSCSSHINTVRIRISGSSLGWLIQLFHKRIESSLQNAMTSKICEVVTGTVSSKLQPYFETLPVTTKLDKVAGVDYSLVAPPRATADNLDGLLKGEFFSLAHRSPPPFAPPPMAFPADHDRMVYLGISEYFFNTAGFVYHEAGALNLTLRDDMIPKESKFRLTTKFFGTLIPQVAKMYPDMQMQLFIWASLPPKLTVNASGLDLIFVLDTQAFAILPNSSLDPLFLLEMNLNLSVLLGAKSDRLIGELRLDKLLLELKHSDIGPFSVELLQSVMNYVMPTFVLPAINRKLQKGFPLPLPAYIELFNLVLQPYQDFLLFGADVHYS, from the exons ATGGCCAGGGGCCCTGACAGCGCGCAGAGGTGGGCGACCCTGGTGGTGCTGGCCGCCCTGGGCACGGCTGTGACAACGACTACCAACCCCGGCATCGTGGCCAGGGTCACCCAGAAGGGCCTGGACTACG ccTGCCAGCAGGGAGTGGTTACTCTGCAGAAGGAGTTGGAGAAGATCACAATTCCCACTTTTTCAGGAAGCTTTAAGATAAAATACCTTGGGAAAGGGCAATACTACTTCTCCAG CATGGTTATTCAAGGATTCAGTCTTCCCAATTCCCAGATAAGACCGTCGCCGGGTGAGGGCCTTGATCTCGCTATCAGAGATGCCAGTATCAACATCAGAGGAAAGTGGAAGGCACGAAAGAACTTCAT CAAACTCAGCGGCAAGTTTGACCTGAGTGTGGAAGGCATCTCTATTTTGGCGGGTCTGAAGCTGGGCTATGACCCTGACTCGGGCCACTCCACAGTCACCTGCTCCAGCTGCAGCAGTCACATCAACACCGTCCGCATACGCATCTCTGGCAGCAGTCTGGG GTGGCTGATCCAACTCTTCCACAAAAGAATCGAGTCTTCGCTCCAAAACGCCATGACCAGCAAG ATCTGCGAGGTGGTGACTGGTACTGTGTCCTCCAAgctgcagccttatttcgagacacTGCCAG TGACAACCAAACTAGACAAAGTGGCTGGGGTCGATTACTCGCTGGTGGCCCCTCCAAGAGCCACAGCCGATAACCTGGATGGGCTGCTGAAG GGGGAGTTTTTCAGTCTGGCCCACCGCAGCCCCCCGCCCTTTGCACCCCCACCGATGGCCTTTCCCGCCGACCACGACCGCATGGTGTACCTGGGCATCTCTGAGTATTTTTTCAACACGGCCGGGTTCGTGTATCATGAGGCTGGAGCCCTGAATCTGACCCTCAGAGACGACATG ATTCCAAAGGAATCCAAGTTCCGCCTGACAACCAAATTCTTTGGAACCCTGATACCCCAG GTGGCCAAGATGTACCCTGACATGCAGATGCAGCTCTTCATCTGGGCCTCTTTGCCTCCGAAACTCACTGTGAACGCCAGCGGCCTTGACCTCATCTTTGTCCTGGACACCCAGGCCTTTGCCATCCTCCCAAACTCCTCCTTGGATCCCCTCTTCCTGCTTGAAATG AACTTGAACCTTTCTGTGCTTCTTGGTGCCAAGTCCGACAGACTTATTGGAGAGCTCAGATTGGACAA GCTGCTCCTGGAACTGAAGCACTCAGACATCGGCCCCTTCTCG GTTGAGTTGCTGCAGTCTGTCATGAACTACGTCATGCCCACCTTCGTGCTTCCGGCGATTAACA GGAAGCTACAGAAAGGATTCCCTCTCCCGCTGCCCGCCTACATCGAGCTCTTCAACCTGGTCCTTCAGCCTTACCAG